Proteins encoded within one genomic window of Dyadobacter chenhuakuii:
- a CDS encoding c-type cytochrome — protein MKIIISLILAYLSFMAMSARAQQQVKIPEDISKLLTQYACLACHKADAKVIGPAYVDVAKKKYTNAQIVALIYNPKPANWPGYPPMSPMKNVPEKDALKIAAWINSLAKKRS, from the coding sequence ATGAAAATCATAATAAGTCTAATCTTGGCCTACCTATCGTTTATGGCAATGTCAGCCCGTGCCCAACAGCAAGTAAAAATACCCGAAGATATCTCCAAGCTACTTACGCAATATGCATGCCTGGCTTGTCATAAAGCTGACGCTAAGGTAATTGGGCCTGCATATGTGGATGTTGCAAAAAAGAAATACACAAACGCTCAGATCGTCGCTTTGATCTACAATCCCAAGCCTGCAAATTGGCCTGGGTACCCGCCTATGTCACCAATGAAAAACGTACCTGAGAAGGACGCTTTAAAAATTGCTGCCTGGATCAATTCATTGGCAAAAAAGCGCTCCTAA
- a CDS encoding SCO family protein — protein sequence MTTLMACLLLLTIVACKQKKLPILGEPDTVTKVVDGKKTQVTEYPRIPDYAFVNHKNQPFTQKQMEGKVYVADFFFTTCPTICPIMKSNMLTVLERFKDNPQVGILSHTIDPEHDTPAVLGKYADDLGLKGDMWQFVTGDREKIYDIGQKHYMVSAMADPDEPGGFIHSGSFVLVDKNRYVRGIYDGTSKESTAKLIEDMTVLLKE from the coding sequence ATGACAACTTTGATGGCGTGTCTGCTGCTGCTAACAATTGTTGCATGCAAACAAAAAAAATTGCCGATCCTGGGCGAGCCCGATACTGTTACAAAGGTGGTTGATGGCAAGAAGACCCAGGTGACAGAATATCCCAGGATTCCCGACTATGCTTTCGTGAACCATAAAAACCAGCCGTTCACCCAGAAGCAAATGGAAGGCAAGGTCTATGTCGCCGATTTCTTTTTCACAACCTGCCCGACGATCTGCCCGATCATGAAATCCAACATGCTCACAGTTCTGGAACGCTTCAAGGATAACCCGCAAGTCGGCATTCTTTCACATACAATTGATCCCGAACACGACACGCCTGCTGTCCTGGGAAAATATGCTGATGATCTGGGCTTGAAAGGCGATATGTGGCAATTCGTAACTGGCGACCGGGAGAAAATTTATGACATAGGCCAAAAGCACTACATGGTCAGTGCGATGGCCGATCCCGATGAGCCAGGAGGGTTTATTCACAGTGGCTCATTCGTGCTGGTCGATAAAAACAGGTATGTGCGGGGTATTTATGATGGGACTTCCAAGGAAAGTACGGCAAAGCTCATAGAGGATATGACTGTGCTTTTAAAGGAATAG